The sequence AGACAAAGTCCACGAGCACTCTTCTGCCTTCTGTAATCCAGGATGTCACGAGGTCCGGCCTTGCCAGGGACTCTCATCCATTCCCTGCGTCTCCGGGCTGCTACCTTTGTCGGGAGAATCAAGAAAAGCTTGAGGGGGCGGGGGCCTGGACTTGAGCCTGGAAGCGGGCAGGGGGCGATTCTTGGGCCGCAGGCCCGCTCCAGTAAACAAAACCGGCGCCCCGCGGGGCGCCGGTCCTCAATCTGCTCCGAGTGGTTGGATCAGCGCAGCAGACCCGCCACGATGGAGGGCAGGTTGTTGGCTTGCGCCTGCATGGCGATGCCGGCTTGCATCAGAATCTGGGCGCGGGTGAAGGCCGCCATCTCCTCGGCCATGTCGGCGTCGCGGATGGTGGACTCCGAGGCGACGATGTTCTCCTTGGAGATCTGCAGGTTCTGCACGGTCGCCTGGAGACGGGTGACATAGGAGCCGATGCGCGTGCGCTCCGTGTCCTTCACGTTGATGGCCGAATCGAGGGTGTCAATGGCACTCTGGGCGGTGGCGGTGTTCGTCAAATCAACGGATGCGAGGCCCAGGCCGCTGGACGTCATGTCTCCCAGGTTCACATAGTAGAAGTCCTGGTCGGAGACGTTGTACGTCCCAATGTGCAGCTTGATGCCTTGTCCACCGGGGCCAGCGGCGCCTTCAGCATAGGTTCCGTCGATGAGGTACAGACCGTTGTAGTTCGTCACGTTGGCAATGCGCGTGATCTCGCTCTTCAGCTGCTGGAACTCCACATCCAGGTAGCTGCGGTCCAGCGAGGTCAGCGTGCCGTTGGACGCCTCAACCGCCAATGCCCTCATGCGGATCAGTTTCTCGTCGATGACACCCAGGGCGCCTTCCGCCGTCGCCAGCATGTTGATGGCATAGTTGGCGTTGCGCTCGGCCTCGACCATGCTGCTGATCTGGGCGCGCATCTTCTCGGAGACGGCCAGTCCTGCCGGATCGTCCCACGCATGGTTGATGCGAAGGCCGGAAGAGAGCCGGGTGACCGCCTGGTCCAGCGAGTACTGGGTGTTCATCAGTTGCCTGTGAACCCCGATCGCCAGCGGGTTTTGGTTGATTCTCAAGCTCATCAGTCACTCCCCTGTTCGGATAGACCTGCTACTACAGTCCCTTGCACTCTTCTGCCTTCTGCAATTCCAGGATGCTTGAAGCGCCCTCCGCCTGCCGCATCAATGTCTCCCCTTTGCGGCCTGCGGAAATGGGCTGAACTTCATTTCGGGAGCTTTCGTGATTTCTGGAGTCCCGCGACGCGCGGCCGCGCTGGCACCCACCCGGAGCGGCCCCTGACCGGCGTTCAGGTCTCCTTGCGAAGCCGTCAGCTGCAGAACTTTTCCATTGGTGATCATCATGATCCTGGCGAATCGCGACCAACTCCGTTCCCTCTTCAGACCGAGCGG is a genomic window of bacterium containing:
- a CDS encoding flagellin, translated to MSLRINQNPLAIGVHRQLMNTQYSLDQAVTRLSSGLRINHAWDDPAGLAVSEKMRAQISSMVEAERNANYAINMLATAEGALGVIDEKLIRMRALAVEASNGTLTSLDRSYLDVEFQQLKSEITRIANVTNYNGLYLIDGTYAEGAAGPGGQGIKLHIGTYNVSDQDFYYVNLGDMTSSGLGLASVDLTNTATAQSAIDTLDSAINVKDTERTRIGSYVTRLQATVQNLQISKENIVASESTIRDADMAEEMAAFTRAQILMQAGIAMQAQANNLPSIVAGLLR